Proteins encoded together in one Tripterygium wilfordii isolate XIE 37 chromosome 14, ASM1340144v1, whole genome shotgun sequence window:
- the LOC120014216 gene encoding uncharacterized protein LOC120014216: MGSCGSKCTSEGYKVEVRGLREKVRLLQEEIQGIMIEREIEDRKYEGNMVVFAFKEAEWKQEKKRLKDEIKGMKKVLEEKEDKIREIEDDDRCQWQLQLEQMREERAWRDEAVEKWKQLYLAIKTELDDLIQRTHIHHGEGLHWRGEEEEMKIELKAKEAAMEALKARLASMEQEEYKRAREVDILRQSLRIVIHNKISQQNI; the protein is encoded by the exons ATGGGTAGTTGTGGGAGCAAGTGCACAAGTGAGGGATATAAAGTAGAAGTTAGAGGGTTGAGAGAGAAGGTAAGGCTTCTTCAAGAGGAAATACAGGGAATTATGATTGAGAGGGAGATAGAGGACAGAAAATATGAGGGGAATATGGTGGTATTTGCATTCAAAGAAGCAGAGTGGaagcaagagaagaagagactgAAAGATGAAATCAAGGGAATGAAGAAGGTtttggaagagaaagaagacaaGATTAGAgaaattgaagatgatgatcgATGCCAATGGCAATTGCAATTGGAGCAGATGAGGGAGGAGAGAGCGTGGCGCGACGAGGCCGTCGAGAAGTGGAAGCAACTCTACCTTGCAATCAAAACAGAGCTGGATGATCTCATTCAGAGGACTCACATTCATCATG GGGAGGGATTGCACTGGagaggagaggaagaagagatgaAGATAGAGTTGAAGGCAAAAGAAGCTGCCATGGAAGCACTGAAAGCTCGATTAGCATCAATGGAGCAAGAAGAGTACAAGAGGGCGCGAGAGGTGGATATATTAAGGCAAAGTTTAAGAATTGTGATTCACAACAAGATATCACAGCAAAATATATAG